A part of Macaca mulatta isolate MMU2019108-1 chromosome 12, T2T-MMU8v2.0, whole genome shotgun sequence genomic DNA contains:
- the CAPN10 gene encoding calpain-10 isoform X8 — translation MTACHASQGDSVSPAARGRMCSGSPYWKRVHGSYEHLWAGQVADALVDLTGGLAERWSLKGVAGSGGQQDRLGRWEHRTCRQLLRLKDQSLISCSVLSPRAGARELGEFHAFIVSDLRELQDQAGQSILLLRIQNPWGRRCWQGLWREGGEGWSQVDAAVTSELLSQLQEGEFWVEEEEFLREFDEITIGYPITEAGHLQSLYTEKLLCHTRALPGAWVKGQSAGGCRNNSGFPSNPKFWLRVSEPSEVYIAVLQRSRLRAVDWAGRARALVGDSHTSWSPASIPGKHYQAVGLHLWKVEKRRVNLPRVLSTPPVAGTACHAYDREVHLRCELSPGYYLAVPSTFLKDAPGEFLLRVFSTGRVSLSAIRAVAKNASPGAALPAGEWGTVQLRGSWRAGQTAGGSRNFASYPTNPCFPFSVPEGPGPRCVRITLHQHCQPRDTEFHPIGFHIFQVPEGGRSQDAPPLLLQEPLLSCVPHRYAQEVSQLCLLPPGTYRVVPSTYLPDTEGAFTVTIATRIDRPSIHSQEMLGQFLQEVSVMAVMKT, via the exons ATGACCGCCTGCCATGCCTCGCAGGGAGACTCTGTTTCTCCCGCTGCCAGAGGGAGGATGTGTTCTGGCTCCCCTTACTGGAAAAG GGTCCATGGGTCCTACGAGCACCTGTGGGCAGGGCAGGTGGCGGATGCTCTGGTGGACCTGACTGGTGGCCTGGCAGAAAGATGGAGCCTGAAGGGCGTAGCAGGAAGCGGAGGCCAGCAGGACAGGCTGGGCCGCTGGGAGCACAGGACTTGTCGGCAGCTGCTCCGCCTGAAGGACCAGAGTCTCATCAGCTGCTCCGTGCTCAGCCCCAGAGCAG GTGCTCGGGAGCTGGGAGAGTTCCATGCCTTCATTGTCTCGGACCTGCGGGAGCTGCAGGATCAGGCGGGCCAGAGCATCCTGCTGCTGCGGATCCAGAACCCCTGGGGCCGGCGGTGCTGGCAGGGGCTCTGGAGAGAGGG GGGTGAAGGGTGGAGCCAGGTAGATGCAGCGGTAACGTCTGAGCTCCTGTCCCAGCTCCAGGAAGGGGAGTTctgggtggaggaggaagagttcCTCAGGGAGTTTGACGAGATCACCATTGGCTACCCAATCACAGAGGCCGGCCACCTGCAGAGCCTCTACACAG AGAAGCTGCTCTGCCACACTCGGGCGCTGCCTGGGGCCTGGGTCAAGGGGCAGTCAGCAGGAGGCTGCCGGAACAACAGCGGCTTTCCCAGCAACCCCAAATTCTGGCTGCGGGTCTCAGAACCGAGTGAGGTGTACATTGCCGTCCTGCAGAGATCAAGGCTGCGTGCAGTGGACTGGGCAGGCCGGGCCCGGGCACTGGTGGGTGACAGTCATACTTCGTGGAGCCCAGCGAGCATCCCAGGCAAGCACTACCAGGCTGTGGGCCTGCACCTCTGGAAG GTGGAGAAGCGGCGGGTCAATCTGCCCAGGGTCCTTTCCACGCCCCCCGTGGCTGGCACTGCGTGCCACGCATACGACCGGGAGGTCCACCTGCGTTGCGAGCTCTCACCGGGCTACTACCTGGCTGTCCCCAGCACCTTCCTGAAGGACGCGCCAGGGGAGTTCCTGCTCCGAGTCTTCTCTACCGGGCGAGTCTCCCTTAG CGCCATCAGGGCAGTGGCCAAGAACGCCAGCCCCGGAGCAGCCCTGCCTGCGGGGGAGTGGGGGACCGTGCAGCTGCGGGGCTCCTGGAGAGCCGGCCAGACGGCGGGGGGCAGCAGGAACTTTGCCTCGTACCCCACCAACCCCTGCTTCCCCTTCTCGGTCCCCGAGGGCCCTGGCCCCCGCTGCGTCCGCATCACTCTGCATCAGCACTGCCAGCCCAGGGACACCGAGTTCCACCCCATCGGCTTCCATATCTTCCAG GTCCCAGAGGGTGGCAGGAGCCAGGACGCACCCCCACTGCTGCTGCAGGAGCCGCTGCTGAGCTGCGTGCCGCATCGCTATGCCCAGGAGGTgagccagctctgcctcctgcctccaggCACCTACAGGGTCGTGCCCTCCACCTACCTGCCAGACACAGAGGGGGCCTTCACTGTGACCATCGCAACCAGGATTGACAG GCCATCCATTCACAGCCAGGAGATGCTGGGCCAGTTCCTCCAGGAG GTCTCCGTCATGGCAGTGATGAAAACCTAA
- the CAPN10 gene encoding calpain-10 isoform X6 has protein sequence MPRRETLFLPLPEGGCVLAPLTGKGLRQGPWVLRAPVGRAGGGCSGGPDWWPGRKMEPEGRSRKRRPAGQAGPLGAQDLSAAAPPEGPESHQLLRAQPQSRCSGAGRVPCLHCLGPAGAAGSGGPEHPAAADPEPLGPAVLAGALERGTILLRPGTKVALGPGVSIGQTSSRAQAAVLGRHVQRREAPLGKEAPVGGRCPEGPVLQSCFRGEGWSQVDAAVTSELLSQLQEGEFWVEEEEFLREFDEITIGYPITEAGHLQSLYTEKLLCHTRALPGAWVKGQSAGGCRNNSGFPSNPKFWLRVSEPSEVYIAVLQRSRLRAVDWAGRARALVGDSHTSWSPASIPGKHYQAVGLHLWKVEKRRVNLPRVLSTPPVAGTACHAYDREVHLRCELSPGYYLAVPSTFLKDAPGEFLLRVFSTGRVSLSAIRAVAKNASPGAALPAGEWGTVQLRGSWRAGQTAGGSRNFASYPTNPCFPFSVPEGPGPRCVRITLHQHCQPRDTEFHPIGFHIFQVPEGGRSQDAPPLLLQEPLLSCVPHRYAQEVSQLCLLPPGTYRVVPSTYLPDTEGAFTVTIATRIDRPSIHSQEMLGQFLQEVSVMAVMKT, from the exons ATGCCTCGCAGGGAGACTCTGTTTCTCCCGCTGCCAGAGGGAGGATGTGTTCTGGCTCCCCTTACTGGAAAAGGTCTACGCCAA GGTCCATGGGTCCTACGAGCACCTGTGGGCAGGGCAGGTGGCGGATGCTCTGGTGGACCTGACTGGTGGCCTGGCAGAAAGATGGAGCCTGAAGGGCGTAGCAGGAAGCGGAGGCCAGCAGGACAGGCTGGGCCGCTGGGAGCACAGGACTTGTCGGCAGCTGCTCCGCCTGAAGGACCAGAGTCTCATCAGCTGCTCCGTGCTCAGCCCCAGAGCAG GTGCTCGGGAGCTGGGAGAGTTCCATGCCTTCATTGTCTCGGACCTGCGGGAGCTGCAGGATCAGGCGGGCCAGAGCATCCTGCTGCTGCGGATCCAGAACCCCTGGGGCCGGCGGTGCTGGCAGGGGCTCTGGAGAGAGGG ACAATCCTTTTGAGGCCTGGGACCAAGGTGGCCCTTGGACCTGGGGTTTCAATAGGGCAGACATCATCACGGGCTCAGGCAGCAGTCCTGGGAAGACATGTCCAGAGACGTGAAGCTCCTCTGGGAAAAGAGGCTCCTGTGGGTGGCCGCTGCCCGGAAGGCCCCGTGCTGCAGAGCTGCTTCAG GGGTGAAGGGTGGAGCCAGGTAGATGCAGCGGTAACGTCTGAGCTCCTGTCCCAGCTCCAGGAAGGGGAGTTctgggtggaggaggaagagttcCTCAGGGAGTTTGACGAGATCACCATTGGCTACCCAATCACAGAGGCCGGCCACCTGCAGAGCCTCTACACAG AGAAGCTGCTCTGCCACACTCGGGCGCTGCCTGGGGCCTGGGTCAAGGGGCAGTCAGCAGGAGGCTGCCGGAACAACAGCGGCTTTCCCAGCAACCCCAAATTCTGGCTGCGGGTCTCAGAACCGAGTGAGGTGTACATTGCCGTCCTGCAGAGATCAAGGCTGCGTGCAGTGGACTGGGCAGGCCGGGCCCGGGCACTGGTGGGTGACAGTCATACTTCGTGGAGCCCAGCGAGCATCCCAGGCAAGCACTACCAGGCTGTGGGCCTGCACCTCTGGAAG GTGGAGAAGCGGCGGGTCAATCTGCCCAGGGTCCTTTCCACGCCCCCCGTGGCTGGCACTGCGTGCCACGCATACGACCGGGAGGTCCACCTGCGTTGCGAGCTCTCACCGGGCTACTACCTGGCTGTCCCCAGCACCTTCCTGAAGGACGCGCCAGGGGAGTTCCTGCTCCGAGTCTTCTCTACCGGGCGAGTCTCCCTTAG CGCCATCAGGGCAGTGGCCAAGAACGCCAGCCCCGGAGCAGCCCTGCCTGCGGGGGAGTGGGGGACCGTGCAGCTGCGGGGCTCCTGGAGAGCCGGCCAGACGGCGGGGGGCAGCAGGAACTTTGCCTCGTACCCCACCAACCCCTGCTTCCCCTTCTCGGTCCCCGAGGGCCCTGGCCCCCGCTGCGTCCGCATCACTCTGCATCAGCACTGCCAGCCCAGGGACACCGAGTTCCACCCCATCGGCTTCCATATCTTCCAG GTCCCAGAGGGTGGCAGGAGCCAGGACGCACCCCCACTGCTGCTGCAGGAGCCGCTGCTGAGCTGCGTGCCGCATCGCTATGCCCAGGAGGTgagccagctctgcctcctgcctccaggCACCTACAGGGTCGTGCCCTCCACCTACCTGCCAGACACAGAGGGGGCCTTCACTGTGACCATCGCAACCAGGATTGACAG GCCATCCATTCACAGCCAGGAGATGCTGGGCCAGTTCCTCCAGGAG GTCTCCGTCATGGCAGTGATGAAAACCTAA
- the CAPN10 gene encoding calpain-10 isoform X7 translates to MPRRETLFLPLPEGGCVLAPLTGKGLRQGPWVLRAPVGRAGGGCSGGPDWWPGRKMEPEGRSRKRRPAGQAGPLGAQDLSAAAPPEGPESHQLLRAQPQSRCSGAGRVPCLHCLGPAGAAGSGGPEHPAAADPEPLGPAVLAGALERGTILLRPGTKVALGPGVSIGQTSSRAQAAVLGRHVQRREAPLGKEAPVGGRCPEGPVLQSCFRGEGWSQVDAAVTSELLSQLQEGEFWVEEEEFLREFDEITIGYPITEAGHLQSLYTEKLLCHTRALPGAWVKGQSAGGCRNNSGFPSNPKFWLRVSEPSEVYIAVLQRSRLRAVDWAGRARALVGDSHTSWSPASIPGKHYQAVGLHLWKVEKRRVNLPRVLSTPPVAGTACHAYDREVHLRCELSPGYYLAVPSTFLKDAPGEFLLRVFSTGRVSLSAIRAVAKNASPGAALPAGEWGTVQLRGSWRAGQTAGGSRNFASYPTNPCFPFSVPEGPGPRCVRITLHQHCQPRDTEFHPIGFHIFQVPEGGRSQDAPPLLLQEPLLSCVPHRYAQEVSQLCLLPPGTYRVVPSTYLPDTEGAFTVTIATRIDRSPSWQ, encoded by the exons ATGCCTCGCAGGGAGACTCTGTTTCTCCCGCTGCCAGAGGGAGGATGTGTTCTGGCTCCCCTTACTGGAAAAGGTCTACGCCAA GGTCCATGGGTCCTACGAGCACCTGTGGGCAGGGCAGGTGGCGGATGCTCTGGTGGACCTGACTGGTGGCCTGGCAGAAAGATGGAGCCTGAAGGGCGTAGCAGGAAGCGGAGGCCAGCAGGACAGGCTGGGCCGCTGGGAGCACAGGACTTGTCGGCAGCTGCTCCGCCTGAAGGACCAGAGTCTCATCAGCTGCTCCGTGCTCAGCCCCAGAGCAG GTGCTCGGGAGCTGGGAGAGTTCCATGCCTTCATTGTCTCGGACCTGCGGGAGCTGCAGGATCAGGCGGGCCAGAGCATCCTGCTGCTGCGGATCCAGAACCCCTGGGGCCGGCGGTGCTGGCAGGGGCTCTGGAGAGAGGG ACAATCCTTTTGAGGCCTGGGACCAAGGTGGCCCTTGGACCTGGGGTTTCAATAGGGCAGACATCATCACGGGCTCAGGCAGCAGTCCTGGGAAGACATGTCCAGAGACGTGAAGCTCCTCTGGGAAAAGAGGCTCCTGTGGGTGGCCGCTGCCCGGAAGGCCCCGTGCTGCAGAGCTGCTTCAG GGGTGAAGGGTGGAGCCAGGTAGATGCAGCGGTAACGTCTGAGCTCCTGTCCCAGCTCCAGGAAGGGGAGTTctgggtggaggaggaagagttcCTCAGGGAGTTTGACGAGATCACCATTGGCTACCCAATCACAGAGGCCGGCCACCTGCAGAGCCTCTACACAG AGAAGCTGCTCTGCCACACTCGGGCGCTGCCTGGGGCCTGGGTCAAGGGGCAGTCAGCAGGAGGCTGCCGGAACAACAGCGGCTTTCCCAGCAACCCCAAATTCTGGCTGCGGGTCTCAGAACCGAGTGAGGTGTACATTGCCGTCCTGCAGAGATCAAGGCTGCGTGCAGTGGACTGGGCAGGCCGGGCCCGGGCACTGGTGGGTGACAGTCATACTTCGTGGAGCCCAGCGAGCATCCCAGGCAAGCACTACCAGGCTGTGGGCCTGCACCTCTGGAAG GTGGAGAAGCGGCGGGTCAATCTGCCCAGGGTCCTTTCCACGCCCCCCGTGGCTGGCACTGCGTGCCACGCATACGACCGGGAGGTCCACCTGCGTTGCGAGCTCTCACCGGGCTACTACCTGGCTGTCCCCAGCACCTTCCTGAAGGACGCGCCAGGGGAGTTCCTGCTCCGAGTCTTCTCTACCGGGCGAGTCTCCCTTAG CGCCATCAGGGCAGTGGCCAAGAACGCCAGCCCCGGAGCAGCCCTGCCTGCGGGGGAGTGGGGGACCGTGCAGCTGCGGGGCTCCTGGAGAGCCGGCCAGACGGCGGGGGGCAGCAGGAACTTTGCCTCGTACCCCACCAACCCCTGCTTCCCCTTCTCGGTCCCCGAGGGCCCTGGCCCCCGCTGCGTCCGCATCACTCTGCATCAGCACTGCCAGCCCAGGGACACCGAGTTCCACCCCATCGGCTTCCATATCTTCCAG GTCCCAGAGGGTGGCAGGAGCCAGGACGCACCCCCACTGCTGCTGCAGGAGCCGCTGCTGAGCTGCGTGCCGCATCGCTATGCCCAGGAGGTgagccagctctgcctcctgcctccaggCACCTACAGGGTCGTGCCCTCCACCTACCTGCCAGACACAGAGGGGGCCTTCACTGTGACCATCGCAACCAGGATTGACAG GTCTCCGTCATGGCAGTGA